The Deltaproteobacteria bacterium genome has a segment encoding these proteins:
- a CDS encoding response regulator has translation MKVLIAEDDITTLKTLEALLTRWGHKVVSVQDGNKAWEVLQSPNAPRLAILDWMMPGLDGLKLCLRIRQQEMQVPAYIILLTSRDPEEDIVAGLEAGANDYVTKPFSRSELRVRILAGQRIVELQSTLANRVKELQDALDHVKILQGILPICMHCHKIRDDQDVWQRLEKYVSERSLAEFSHGLCPECLEKYYPEYSEPKQNDVPDQNKQ, from the coding sequence ATGAAAGTGTTAATCGCTGAAGATGACATAACGACACTCAAAACCCTTGAAGCCCTTTTAACCCGGTGGGGGCATAAAGTAGTTTCCGTCCAGGATGGGAACAAGGCCTGGGAAGTGCTCCAGTCTCCAAACGCCCCCAGGCTCGCCATCCTCGATTGGATGATGCCCGGACTGGACGGCCTTAAGCTCTGCCTCAGGATTCGCCAGCAGGAAATGCAGGTTCCAGCATATATCATTCTCCTCACCAGCCGCGACCCCGAAGAAGACATTGTCGCGGGCCTTGAAGCCGGTGCTAATGACTATGTCACCAAGCCGTTTAGCCGCAGCGAACTGCGCGTACGCATATTAGCCGGGCAGAGAATTGTCGAACTGCAGTCCACCCTGGCCAACCGCGTTAAGGAGCTTCAGGATGCCCTTGATCATGTCAAAATCCTGCAAGGCATCCTGCCCATCTGCATGCACTGCCACAAGATACGCGACGACCAGGACGTCTGGCAGCGACTGGAAAAATACGTTTCAGAACGCTCCCTGGCCGAATTCAGCCACGGCCTTTGCCCGGAATGTTTGGAAAAGTACTATCCTGAGTATTCCGAGCCGAAACAAAACGATGTTCCAGATCAAAATAAACAGTAG